A region of Polyangiaceae bacterium DNA encodes the following proteins:
- a CDS encoding LysR family transcriptional regulator: MKRTPLDYQLLAIFVAVADETSFSKAAAKLGMGKGTVSRAIAQLEELLGAELLHRNTHKVALSTAGLALYERTAHHLAALDHAVCKLPELAEQPSGLLRLTAPLDFGRLVLPDILAQFSRRYPDIHFDLHITNRRVDLVAEGFDVAIRAGAVALKDSTLTGRKLSRVGASHYAAPSYLVRRGKPKAWGEAGHDWIMPPHAKDVWKPAKDFVSRFVCDDFFLIRDLIRDGAGIGVLPRYLATPYVREGLIEDVPLGETPLFEGALHLLYPSSGQVPRKVAAFRDFVVDWLKRSPLE; the protein is encoded by the coding sequence ATGAAGAGAACACCGCTCGACTATCAACTGCTCGCCATCTTCGTTGCCGTTGCGGACGAGACGAGTTTTTCCAAGGCGGCAGCAAAGTTGGGGATGGGCAAAGGGACCGTCAGTCGCGCGATTGCACAGCTCGAGGAGCTTCTTGGGGCCGAGCTTCTGCATCGGAACACGCACAAGGTCGCTCTGTCGACGGCCGGGCTTGCGCTCTACGAACGCACGGCGCATCACCTCGCGGCGCTCGATCATGCCGTTTGCAAATTGCCGGAGCTGGCCGAGCAGCCTTCAGGCTTGCTTCGTTTGACGGCGCCGCTGGACTTCGGGCGCCTCGTTTTACCGGACATTCTGGCGCAATTTTCGCGACGTTACCCGGATATTCATTTCGATTTGCACATCACGAACCGGCGCGTGGACCTGGTGGCTGAAGGGTTCGACGTGGCGATACGCGCAGGAGCGGTGGCATTGAAGGACTCGACGCTGACGGGGCGCAAGTTGTCTCGCGTGGGGGCGAGTCATTACGCAGCGCCTTCGTATTTGGTTCGGCGAGGAAAACCCAAGGCTTGGGGCGAGGCGGGACATGATTGGATTATGCCGCCGCACGCAAAGGACGTTTGGAAGCCAGCGAAAGATTTTGTATCGCGCTTCGTTTGCGATGACTTCTTTTTGATTCGCGATTTGATCCGCGACGGCGCTGGTATCGGCGTGTTGCCTCGATATCTCGCGACGCCTTACGTGCGCGAAGGATTGATCGAAGATGTGCCCTTGGGCGAGACGCCTCTATTCGAAGGAGCGCTCCACCTGCTGTACCCATCGAGCGGCCAGGTGCCGCGCAAGGTGGCGGCATTTCGAGACTTCGTCGTCGACTGGCTAAAACGCTCGCCGCTCGAATGA
- a CDS encoding DoxX family protein, translated as MHIGLWVAQVLLALVFLGAGLLKSFTPVAELQTKMAWIKDGMDPLVRFIGVTEVLGALGMILPTATRIKPWLTPLAAVGLALTMVLAAMTHWQLGEYPGIVTNVVLGGLAAFVAWGRFGKAKVPAR; from the coding sequence TTGCACATTGGATTGTGGGTGGCGCAGGTGCTGCTCGCGCTGGTATTTCTTGGGGCGGGGCTATTGAAATCGTTCACGCCGGTTGCGGAGCTTCAAACGAAGATGGCGTGGATCAAAGATGGCATGGACCCGCTGGTCCGTTTCATTGGCGTGACCGAAGTGCTGGGGGCATTGGGGATGATATTGCCAACGGCGACGCGCATCAAGCCCTGGCTGACGCCGCTCGCGGCCGTGGGATTGGCATTGACGATGGTGCTGGCGGCGATGACGCATTGGCAATTGGGCGAATATCCGGGGATCGTGACCAACGTGGTTCTTGGGGGGCTTGCCGCATTCGTTGCGTGGGGACGATTTGGCAAAGCGAAGGTTCCCGCGCGCTGA
- a CDS encoding dioxygenase, with protein sequence MNQPSQTRMPVVFVPHGGGPWPFVDLGNFLDAREFDALAGYLRGFPAQLPARPKAMVVISAHWEARVPTVMTNPNPPMLYDYYGFPPESYRITWPAPGAPQLAARVRTLLEGAGITTAEDAERGFDHGTFIPLKLTFPDADVPTIQLSLQEGLDPARHLAMGRALAPLRDEGILIVGSGMSYHNLREFRHPNGRPVSEEFDAWLREAATAESGKRDDALIGWSAAPSGRRAHPREEHLLPLMVIAGAAGADRGRITYNDTFGGVRLSAVHFGA encoded by the coding sequence ATGAATCAACCAAGCCAAACTCGCATGCCCGTCGTCTTCGTGCCGCATGGAGGCGGCCCGTGGCCTTTCGTCGATCTGGGTAACTTCCTCGATGCGCGTGAATTCGACGCCTTGGCGGGATATTTGCGCGGCTTTCCGGCGCAATTGCCCGCGCGTCCCAAAGCGATGGTCGTGATTTCGGCGCATTGGGAGGCTCGCGTGCCGACGGTCATGACGAACCCGAATCCACCGATGTTGTACGATTATTATGGTTTCCCTCCGGAATCCTATCGAATCACGTGGCCGGCCCCGGGGGCTCCGCAGTTGGCGGCGCGCGTGCGTACGCTTCTGGAAGGAGCGGGCATAACGACGGCCGAGGATGCGGAACGTGGATTCGATCACGGCACGTTCATTCCGTTGAAGCTGACGTTTCCCGATGCGGACGTGCCGACGATTCAGCTTTCGTTGCAAGAGGGGCTCGATCCGGCGCGGCATTTGGCGATGGGCCGAGCGCTCGCGCCGCTTCGGGACGAGGGCATATTGATTGTGGGCAGCGGGATGAGTTACCACAACTTGCGCGAGTTTCGCCATCCCAATGGGCGTCCGGTGTCCGAGGAGTTCGACGCGTGGTTGCGCGAAGCTGCTACGGCGGAATCGGGGAAACGCGACGATGCATTGATTGGGTGGTCGGCGGCGCCGTCGGGGCGTCGAGCGCATCCGCGGGAGGAGCATCTTTTGCCGCTGATGGTGATTGCCGGTGCAGCAGGGGCCGATCGCGGGCGCATTACGTACAACGACACGTTTGGCGGCGTGCGCCTCAGCGCGGTGCATTTTGGAGCGTGA
- a CDS encoding DUF433 domain-containing protein, with amino-acid sequence MTAMPVVAGLSVDLEGGKRVIRTHLNKGWRMDPRDLPIYTVPDAAHYLRIPPSTLKSWVVGRPYRTKSGVRHAEPLIRTPGAGSPRLLSFFNVVEAHILSALRRVHQVPMENVRRAIAQVEEDLGSKHPLIDARFKTDGVNLFVEHCDHLMDQNGQFAIRKAIEAHLERIEWEPGMHGLAVRLYPFIIEPHQPDERKTILIDPRRAFGRPVLAGTGIQTAVIASRHRAGESIHELAQDYNLPVDKVEDAIRCELRGAA; translated from the coding sequence ATGACAGCGATGCCTGTCGTGGCGGGGTTGTCAGTCGATCTGGAAGGTGGTAAGCGTGTGATACGTACTCACCTGAACAAAGGTTGGCGCATGGATCCGCGTGATTTGCCCATCTATACAGTTCCTGATGCGGCACATTATTTGCGCATTCCACCGAGTACCCTCAAGAGCTGGGTGGTAGGTCGGCCGTACAGGACAAAGAGCGGGGTGCGTCATGCCGAACCGCTCATCCGCACACCCGGAGCGGGGTCTCCGCGCCTGCTTTCTTTTTTCAACGTGGTAGAAGCGCATATCTTGAGTGCGCTACGCCGCGTGCACCAGGTCCCAATGGAGAATGTGCGGCGCGCCATTGCCCAGGTCGAGGAAGATCTGGGCTCAAAGCATCCCCTCATCGATGCCAGATTCAAGACGGATGGCGTCAATTTATTTGTCGAGCATTGTGACCATCTCATGGATCAAAATGGCCAATTCGCCATTCGGAAGGCAATAGAGGCACATCTCGAGCGGATTGAGTGGGAACCGGGCATGCATGGTCTTGCGGTGCGTTTGTACCCATTCATCATCGAGCCTCACCAGCCAGACGAGCGAAAGACCATTCTGATTGATCCGCGTCGCGCCTTTGGGCGTCCCGTGCTTGCAGGTACGGGTATCCAGACCGCAGTCATTGCATCGCGTCACCGTGCCGGAGAGTCGATTCACGAGCTCGCGCAGGACTACAATCTTCCGGTAGACAAGGTGGAAGACGCCATAAGGTGCGAATTGCGTGGGGCCGCGTAA
- a CDS encoding DUF3943 domain-containing protein translates to MKRERARDTKTPQASPRPLLLLLSLLAVLLVGCAASTPASPRVPLDVTATNTSLPVPLETAPSAADSSYAEEPSSGFRLDPATLEVNASSSRSRERNWSRNIFHATFGVTTFQSVMVVAMTQLPPEVTGWTGREPGFTNISRSFTLGPRFDDDAWYWNAVAHPLAGAEYYLLARNRGAAGWQALLYAAALSAFFEFGPEAAYERASIQDLIITPIGGAILGECRYQARKALIDPRTGKANATWKQVLVVILDPIEALTE, encoded by the coding sequence ATGAAACGAGAGCGTGCTCGCGATACGAAAACCCCACAGGCCAGCCCAAGGCCGCTCCTTCTCCTGCTCAGCCTTCTTGCCGTGCTGCTCGTGGGCTGTGCTGCCAGCACCCCCGCATCGCCCCGCGTGCCGCTCGACGTCACCGCCACGAATACCTCCCTGCCGGTTCCGCTGGAGACCGCACCAAGCGCGGCGGACTCGTCCTATGCCGAAGAGCCTTCGTCGGGCTTCCGCCTGGATCCCGCCACGCTCGAGGTCAATGCGAGCAGCAGCCGGAGCCGTGAGCGGAATTGGTCACGGAACATATTTCACGCAACGTTTGGCGTGACGACGTTTCAGAGCGTGATGGTGGTGGCCATGACGCAGTTGCCGCCGGAAGTCACGGGCTGGACCGGGAGGGAGCCGGGTTTCACGAACATTTCGCGCAGCTTCACGCTAGGTCCGCGCTTCGACGACGACGCCTGGTATTGGAACGCGGTCGCGCATCCCCTTGCAGGGGCAGAGTATTACCTGCTCGCGCGCAATCGCGGAGCCGCGGGATGGCAAGCGCTCCTTTATGCGGCAGCGCTCAGCGCCTTCTTCGAATTCGGTCCAGAGGCCGCCTACGAGCGCGCCAGCATCCAGGACCTCATCATTACGCCAATCGGGGGCGCGATCCTGGGCGAGTGCCGCTACCAAGCCCGCAAAGCGCTGATCGACCCGCGAACCGGCAAGGCAAATGCGACCTGGAAACAGGTATTGGTGGTCATCCTCGACCCCATCGAGGCGCTGACGGAGTGA